In Pseudomonas campi, the sequence CGGCGTACTTGCGCAACTGCTCGGCGGTCAGGTGCCAGCCCGCAGCGGGAAAGTCGCCCAGCCACTCCAGCGGCCCCTTGAGCATCAGCTGCGCCTTGCCGGCACAGAGGCCCTGGATATCCACCGCCAGGTCGCGGTACTGGGCATCGAACATGGTCGGCGCACGCAACTGGATCAGGCGGATACCGGCGGCCAGCGCCGCACGCACGCCGCGCAGCAGCTCGCCAGGCTCGAGACTCTCAGGGGTGACCAGGTAGCGATCCGGCAGGCGAGCGGCCGCGACAATCGGCTGATTGGCCGCCGGAAACTCGTAGTCGAGCAGTTCGCGGGCGCTGGCCCAGGCCAGTGGCTGACCTTCGGCACCGTGGGGCTCGCCGCTGAACGCAGTAACTTCCCAGACATCCAGCAGCACCTGCTTGTCCGGGTAATCGTGCTGCACCTGGATCAGCGGGCGGGCGGCATCGACCCGGATACCCAGCTCCTCCTGCAGCTCGCGGGACAGTGCGGCCTCGACCGCCTCGCCCTCCTCCACCTTGCCGCCGGGAAACTCCCACAGGCCACCCTGGTGCTGGTCCGCTGCGCGCTTGGCGATCAGCACCCGGGCGTCGGCGCCGCGAATGACCGCAGCCGCCACGTGCACACGTTTCATGCATTGCTCTCCGTTTCCTGCAGGCCGGCGCGGTACCACCGCTGGAAGGCCGGCCACTGATAGATGGTATTCACATAGGTCTCAGCCTCGGCCGGCAGCGCCACCTGATAGCTGCGAAGGCGCGCCGCCACCGGGGCGAAGAAGGCATCGGCGATGCTGGCGTGGCCGAACAGGTACGGGCCATCCTGACCGAAGCGCTGGCGGCACTCCTGCCACAGGGCACAGACCCGCGCGATATCCGCTGCCGCCTCGGCCGGCAGTTCGGCCAGGGGCTGGTTACGCCGCAGGTTCATCGGCAGGTGGCTGCGCAGCGGCACGAAACCGCTGTGCATCTCCGCGCAGACCGAGCGGGCGAAGGCCCTGGCGGCCGAGCCGCGCGGCCACAGATGGGCTTCCGGAAAACGTTCGGCGAGGTATTCGGCGATGGCCAGGGAATCCCAGATCACCCCGTCCTCGCACTTGAGCACTGGCACCTTGCCGGTCGGCGAATGCTGAAGCAGCTGACGTCGGCTGTCGGCGCCGTAGAGCTGGACCAGTTGCTCGTCGTAGTCGACGCCCGCCAGCTCAAGGGCCAGCCAGGCGCGCAACGACCAGGACGAGTAGTTCTTGTTGCCGATTACCAGGGTCAGGGACATGGAGGCTCTCCAGACGAGATGAGCTGTTATGCGATAGCCCGACCTTAAGAGCGGCGCCTGCGGATAGCAAATTCCCGATATTCATGGGGCCATGAATACCGGGAATCCGGGTGCAGCCATCAGTCCATCGCGATCAGGAGCGGTATTCCGCGTTGATCCTCACGTACTCGTGGGACAGGTCGGTAGTCCAGATGGTTTCGCTGCAGGTGCCGCGGCCCAGCTCGATGCGGATGGTGATTTCCGCACGGGCCATCACCGCCGCGCCCTGCTCCTCGGTGTAGGTCGCCGCGCGGCCACCCTGGCTGGCGATGCACACTTCGCCCTGCAGCGGGTCGCCGAGGAACACATCGATCAGGCCCACATCCAGCTGCGGCACGCCGGCATAGCCGACTGCGGCGAGGATGCGCCCCCAGTTCGGGTCGGAGGCGAACAGCGCGGTCTTGATCAGCGGCGAGTGGGCCACGGCATAGGCGACATCCAGGCACTCCTGGTGAGTACCGCCGCCGTTGACCTGCACGGTGACGAACTTGGTGGCGCCTTCGCCGTCACGCACGATGGCCTGGGCCACTTCCATGAAGACCTCGAACACCGCCTGCTTGAGCTTGGCGAACAGCTCACCGCTGGAGGCCTTGATTTCCGGCAAGGCCGCCTGACCCGTCGCAATCAGCAGGCAGCA encodes:
- a CDS encoding glutathione S-transferase family protein; translated protein: MSLTLVIGNKNYSSWSLRAWLALELAGVDYDEQLVQLYGADSRRQLLQHSPTGKVPVLKCEDGVIWDSLAIAEYLAERFPEAHLWPRGSAARAFARSVCAEMHSGFVPLRSHLPMNLRRNQPLAELPAEAAADIARVCALWQECRQRFGQDGPYLFGHASIADAFFAPVAARLRSYQVALPAEAETYVNTIYQWPAFQRWYRAGLQETESNA
- a CDS encoding Nudix family hydrolase, coding for MKRVHVAAAVIRGADARVLIAKRAADQHQGGLWEFPGGKVEEGEAVEAALSRELQEELGIRVDAARPLIQVQHDYPDKQVLLDVWEVTAFSGEPHGAEGQPLAWASARELLDYEFPAANQPIVAAARLPDRYLVTPESLEPGELLRGVRAALAAGIRLIQLRAPTMFDAQYRDLAVDIQGLCAGKAQLMLKGPLEWLGDFPAAGWHLTAEQLRKYADQGRPFPGQRWLAASCHGAEELALATRMGVDFITLSPVQATQSHPEAQPLGWEAARELLRCFNKPAYLLGGVGSDDLPRAWQAGAQGVAGIRAFWPQA